In Pseudomonadota bacterium, a single genomic region encodes these proteins:
- a CDS encoding homocysteine S-methyltransferase family protein: MNRKLPQLQGGWFLTDGGIETSLIYDDGLELPEFASFVLLDDVEGRAALARYFRRYLDIAAGANGAGFILESPTWRASPDWGAKIGYDADSIRRVNGKAIALMRELRDEYKARIGGPIVISGCVGPRGDGYVAGHPMSGDDAMHYHLPQARALADAGAEVITAITMTTSGEAIGVVRAAREVGLPCAISFTVETDGRLPSGESLREAIKGVDDATLRGPAYYMINCAHPTHFESVLADGGPWAARINGLRANASTKSHAELDAATELDAGDPTDLGRSYRRLRTPLPKLNVLGGCCGTDQHHVAAICAAWQEQRA, encoded by the coding sequence ATGAATCGCAAGCTACCGCAACTCCAAGGCGGCTGGTTTCTCACCGACGGCGGAATCGAGACCTCGCTGATCTACGACGACGGGCTCGAGCTGCCCGAGTTCGCTTCGTTCGTCCTGCTCGACGATGTCGAAGGCCGCGCGGCCCTGGCGCGCTACTTCAGGCGCTACCTCGACATCGCCGCCGGCGCGAACGGTGCGGGATTCATCCTCGAAAGCCCGACCTGGCGCGCCAGCCCCGATTGGGGCGCGAAGATCGGTTACGACGCCGACTCAATCCGCCGCGTCAACGGCAAAGCTATCGCATTGATGCGCGAGCTGCGCGACGAGTACAAGGCGCGAATCGGCGGGCCGATCGTGATCAGCGGCTGCGTCGGGCCACGCGGCGACGGCTACGTCGCCGGTCATCCGATGAGCGGCGACGATGCGATGCACTATCATTTGCCGCAAGCGCGTGCGCTCGCCGATGCAGGCGCCGAGGTGATCACCGCGATCACGATGACGACCAGCGGCGAAGCGATCGGCGTCGTCCGCGCGGCGCGCGAAGTCGGGTTGCCTTGCGCGATTTCGTTCACCGTCGAAACCGACGGCAGGCTGCCGAGCGGCGAGAGCTTGCGCGAGGCGATCAAAGGTGTCGATGACGCGACCCTTCGCGGGCCGGCCTACTACATGATCAACTGCGCGCACCCGACGCACTTCGAATCGGTGCTCGCGGACGGCGGGCCATGGGCCGCGCGCATCAACGGCCTGCGTGCCAACGCGTCGACGAAGAGCCACGCCGAGCTGGACGCGGCGACCGAACTCGACGCCGGCGATCCGACCGACCTGGGGCGTAGCTACCGCCGCTTGCGCACGCCGCTGCCGAAGCTCAATGTGCTCGGCGGCTGCTGCGGCACCGACCAGCACCATGTCGCGGCGATCTGCGCGGCTTGGCAGGAGCAGCGCGCATGA
- a CDS encoding type II toxin-antitoxin system VapC family toxin, with product MSRWVVDASVAVKWFLPEVHSDEAVRLLRDDYLLFAPDLIWAEFGNVLWKKWRQREIEADVARRILEDFRRFPLQVRSSDTLLATAWAIAEELHQTMYDSLYLS from the coding sequence TTGAGCCGCTGGGTTGTGGACGCGAGTGTCGCGGTCAAGTGGTTTCTCCCCGAGGTTCACAGCGATGAGGCGGTTCGCCTCCTTCGGGATGACTACCTGCTATTCGCGCCGGACCTCATCTGGGCTGAGTTTGGCAATGTGCTCTGGAAGAAGTGGCGCCAGAGGGAGATCGAAGCGGACGTGGCGCGGCGGATCCTCGAGGACTTCCGGCGGTTTCCTCTCCAGGTGCGTTCCTCGGACACCCTGCTTGCGACCGCTTGGGCAATTGCGGAAGAACTCCACCAAACGATGTACGACAGTCTCTACCTCTCTTAG
- a CDS encoding CHRD domain-containing protein: MRKRFSLAAIGIFVLAGLALTTVASTFDGSRLRTNLHGFQEVPSISTVARGSFRALVSEDGNSIDWTLTYRNLEAAVQQAHIHFGQTGVNGGITVFLCTNLGNGPAGIQACPASPATITGTIAAADVSPNIPATEGARAQGLGTGEFRELIRAIRSGNTYANVHSTTFPGGEVRGQIRAHDDHDD; the protein is encoded by the coding sequence ATGAGAAAGAGATTCTCTTTGGCAGCGATCGGAATCTTTGTCCTGGCGGGGCTGGCTCTCACCACGGTGGCCAGCACCTTTGATGGCTCGCGGCTGCGCACCAATCTGCACGGATTTCAGGAGGTGCCTTCCATCTCGACGGTTGCCAGAGGCAGTTTCCGTGCACTGGTGTCCGAGGACGGAAACTCAATCGACTGGACGCTCACCTACAGGAACTTGGAAGCAGCAGTGCAGCAGGCCCACATTCATTTCGGCCAGACCGGTGTGAATGGGGGCATCACCGTCTTCCTTTGCACGAACCTCGGCAATGGCCCGGCGGGAATCCAGGCTTGCCCTGCATCGCCGGCTACCATCACGGGAACGATCGCAGCGGCCGACGTCAGCCCGAACATCCCCGCCACGGAAGGAGCCAGGGCGCAGGGACTGGGTACAGGAGAATTCCGTGAGCTGATCCGAGCGATTCGCAGCGGAAACACCTACGCCAACGTCCATTCGACCACATTCCCCGGCGGCGAGGTGCGAGGACAGATCCGGGCGCACGACGATCACGACGACTAG
- a CDS encoding cyclopropane-fatty-acyl-phospholipid synthase family protein encodes MAQGQDISRGEVERLDRYPVDRQCEARAGAVTALDRMLVRLALARLGDPGCAVVLWDGDELAPPRAPVRFRVTVKSRRALLGLCWNAASRFGDLYGRREVEVEGDLAEAMAEVNRSLTARQAGFFDRLPRSSLPPLWERYAREEDAARVRHHYDLGNDFYRLWLDRDTMQYTCAYYPEPALSLEEAQRAKAHYLCRKLRLRPGETVVEAGCGFGGLAFLMARHYGVKVTAYNVSKEQLAHARTRLEEEGLEAQVTFIEDDYRNIRGRYDAFVSIGMLEHVGKHRYAALGDVIGRCLAPNGRGLIQCIGRNAPVPMNGWAQRHIFPGAYPPTLRELLEVFEPHGFSVLDVENLRSHYVKTLHDWLSRYETHAEAVQGRYGEVFMRTWFLYLSASLAAFETGWLQLFQVLFSRPGNNDLPASRRHLYENGPVPVPPVSGVTVSTPAPGRR; translated from the coding sequence GTGGCACAGGGGCAAGACATCTCGAGGGGCGAGGTCGAACGACTCGACCGTTACCCGGTCGATCGCCAATGCGAGGCGAGGGCCGGGGCCGTCACCGCGCTCGATCGGATGCTCGTGCGCCTGGCCCTGGCGCGCCTGGGAGACCCGGGCTGCGCGGTCGTCCTCTGGGACGGCGACGAGCTGGCCCCGCCGCGCGCCCCGGTCCGGTTTCGCGTCACTGTCAAGAGTCGCCGCGCGCTCCTAGGGCTTTGCTGGAACGCGGCGTCGCGATTCGGCGATCTCTACGGCAGGCGGGAGGTCGAGGTAGAGGGGGATCTCGCAGAGGCCATGGCCGAGGTCAATCGATCCCTCACGGCGCGCCAGGCCGGTTTCTTCGATCGGCTGCCCCGCTCGTCCCTCCCCCCCTTATGGGAGCGATACGCCCGCGAGGAGGACGCCGCCCGGGTCCGCCATCATTACGATCTCGGCAACGACTTCTATCGCCTATGGCTGGACCGGGACACCATGCAGTACACCTGCGCCTATTATCCCGAGCCGGCGCTGTCCCTGGAAGAGGCGCAGCGCGCCAAGGCCCATTATCTGTGTCGCAAGCTCAGACTGCGCCCGGGTGAAACCGTCGTGGAGGCCGGTTGCGGCTTCGGCGGACTGGCCTTCCTCATGGCCCGGCATTACGGCGTAAAGGTCACGGCCTACAACGTGTCCAAGGAGCAGCTGGCCCATGCGCGCACACGCCTCGAGGAGGAGGGACTGGAGGCGCAGGTCACCTTTATCGAAGACGATTACCGGAACATCCGCGGCCGCTACGACGCTTTCGTGTCCATCGGCATGCTGGAGCACGTGGGAAAACACCGCTATGCCGCGCTCGGGGACGTGATCGGTCGGTGTCTCGCGCCGAACGGCCGCGGCCTCATCCAATGTATCGGGAGGAACGCGCCTGTCCCGATGAACGGCTGGGCGCAAAGGCACATCTTCCCGGGCGCCTATCCGCCCACCCTGCGCGAGCTACTCGAGGTCTTCGAGCCCCATGGTTTCTCGGTCCTCGACGTGGAGAACCTGCGCTCGCACTACGTCAAGACGCTGCACGATTGGCTCAGCCGTTATGAGACACACGCCGAGGCGGTGCAGGGCCGCTACGGGGAGGTTTTCATGCGAACCTGGTTCTTGTACCTCTCTGCCTCCCTCGCGGCATTCGAGACCGGTTGGTTGCAGCTCTTCCAAGTGCTCTTCAGCCGTCCGGGAAACAACGATCTCCCCGCGTCACGGCGGCATCTTTATGAGAACGGTCCGGTCCCGGTCCCACCGGTGTCCGGCGTTACGGTCAGTACGCCGGCGCCGGGTCGTAGATGA
- a CDS encoding 5-methyltetrahydropteroyltriglutamate--homocysteine methyltransferase, with the protein MTIPTEPIGSIPRPLGLIEAVTTRDGTDPALDPLYEEAIRGTIERFEATGSPVITDGEQRKYHNFWTYCVHGLPNTAPDGFKIPFAAGHVRRMLRLTGGPFRYKRHADSYLDVAMRYAHVPLKQAVISPSALSLMYPADEIPRYSREEFIQDLLHEHETEIRNCLRKGAHRVQIDFTEGRLAVKIDPAGHLLHSFIDLNNLALSRFSAEDRQRIGVHTCPGGDRDSTHSADVDYAELLPSLFELKVGNFYIALAGEKDRVRVLKIIREHVKPDHRIFIGVVAPIEPKVETPEEIRDRILEAAGYIPVEQLGTTDDCGFSPFFDDTSTSRDTAFEKIRARVLGTALAADRIGGG; encoded by the coding sequence ATGACAATCCCAACCGAGCCGATCGGGAGTATCCCAAGACCTCTCGGGCTGATCGAGGCGGTCACGACACGAGACGGCACCGACCCGGCATTGGATCCGCTTTATGAAGAAGCGATCCGAGGCACCATCGAGCGGTTCGAGGCTACGGGCTCGCCGGTGATCACCGACGGCGAGCAAAGAAAGTACCACAATTTCTGGACGTACTGCGTGCACGGGCTGCCGAACACGGCCCCGGACGGCTTCAAGATCCCGTTCGCGGCCGGTCACGTGCGCCGGATGCTGCGCCTGACTGGCGGCCCTTTCCGTTACAAGAGGCATGCGGACAGTTACCTGGACGTGGCCATGCGCTATGCCCACGTGCCATTGAAGCAGGCGGTCATCTCACCGTCGGCCTTGAGCCTGATGTATCCGGCCGACGAAATTCCCCGCTATTCTCGCGAGGAGTTCATCCAGGATCTGCTGCATGAGCACGAGACCGAGATCCGCAATTGTCTGCGAAAGGGCGCGCATAGGGTTCAGATCGACTTCACGGAAGGGCGGCTTGCGGTCAAGATCGATCCAGCCGGGCATCTCCTGCACAGCTTCATCGATTTGAACAACCTCGCTCTGTCGCGATTCTCCGCAGAGGACCGCCAGCGCATCGGCGTGCACACCTGCCCCGGCGGTGACCGCGATTCGACCCACAGTGCGGATGTCGATTACGCCGAGTTGTTGCCCAGCTTGTTCGAGCTGAAAGTCGGCAACTTCTACATCGCGCTCGCGGGCGAGAAGGATCGGGTCCGCGTCCTCAAGATCATCCGGGAGCACGTCAAGCCGGATCACCGGATTTTTATCGGTGTCGTCGCGCCGATCGAGCCGAAGGTCGAGACGCCCGAGGAGATTCGAGACCGAATCCTCGAAGCGGCCGGGTACATTCCGGTGGAGCAACTGGGCACAACCGACGACTGCGGTTTCTCACCCTTTTTCGACGATACTTCGACCAGTCGCGACACCGCGTTCGAAAAGATCCGGGCGCGCGTGCTCGGCACCGCGCTGGCGGCGGATAGGATCGGAGGCGGCTGA